A portion of the Sabethes cyaneus chromosome 3, idSabCyanKW18_F2, whole genome shotgun sequence genome contains these proteins:
- the LOC128742954 gene encoding acidic fibroblast growth factor intracellular-binding protein, with amino-acid sequence MFAEVDVFISNYTLVDPEIYQLWIEGFSSSEAVTLLKQKENMMTDIPLELITSDVLDHYRTYSLLERDLHTPAKLSEQPSFQLEPQSRSLLIEKYYSLDDAVARELFGKKFNSRSRKDLDEVAEKTGVRLKSCRRQFDNVKRIFKAVEEMPGNTATNIKQQFILPEELAQKYATVVFIACLRFETTKRKLQYLNFKDFFECSQAIMTNWTYTYQHAGPDYYDTEMDKEFLLDLREIRYLLDKEKEIKCLVTMRLKSTMLERVYQEIDSNFRAYWRSIITIACSLHRTREMRQLFLEMTERLIEPWKQNGWSKDHVRQFMQCLTQSVLDLEVPRDNQDIRCLWDRYMQVITVCLLKMYHN; translated from the exons ATGTTCGCAGAAGTGGATGTTTTTATCAGCAACTACACGCTGGTTGATCCGGAAATATATCAGCTATGGATCGAAGGATTTTCTT CTTCCGAAGCTGTTACCCTGCTTAAACAGAAGGAAAACATGATGACAGACATTCCGCTAGAACTCATTACTTCCGATGTACTTGATCACTATCGTACCTATTCGCTGTTGGAGCGAGATCTCCACACCCCGGCTAAGCTTTCCGAACAGCCATCATTCCAACTTGAGCCACAGAGCCGATCATTACTGATAGAGAA GTACTACTCGCTGGACGATGCTGTCGCTCGGGAATTGTTTGGCAAGAAGTTTAACTCCCGCAGCCGCAAGGATCTGGACGAGGTAGCCGAGAAGACTGGCGTTCGCTTGAAATCGTGTCGCCGACAGTTCGATAATGTGAAGCGCATCTTCaaggcggtagaggaaatgcccGGAAACACGGCCACCAACATCAAGCAACAGTTTATTCTGCCGGAAGAGCTGGCCCAGAAGTATGCGACCGTTGTGTTTATTGCATGTTTGCGTTTCGAAACGACGAAGCGCAAGCTGcagtatttaaattttaaagatttcTTCGAATGCTCGCAG gcaattatgacaAATTGGACGTATACTTATCAGCATGCTGGTCCAGATTACTATGACACAGAAATGGATAAGGAGTTTCTACTGGATTTAAGGGAAATACGTTATTTACTAGATAAGGAAAAGGAGATTAAATG TTTGGTGACAATGCGTCTAAAATCTACCATGTTGGAACGTGTGTATCAGGAAATTGACAGCAACTTTCGCGCTTACTGGCGTTCTATTATCACTATTGCGTGCAGTTTGCACCGGACCCGTGAAATGCGGCAGCTCTTTCTGGAAATGACCGAGCGACTAATCGAGCCATGGAAGCAAAACGGTTGGTCTAAGGATCATGTGCGCCAGTTTATGCAATGTCTAACGCAAAGTGTGCTAGATCTGGAGGTCCCTCGGGACAATCAGGACATTCGCTGCCTCTGGGATCGCTACATGCAAGTGATTACAGTTTGTTTGCTGAAAATGTACCACAACTGA